A genomic region of Aspergillus oryzae RIB40 DNA, chromosome 1 contains the following coding sequences:
- a CDS encoding uncharacterized protein (predicted protein) → MFPSEPTTTRNSNIALIPKEYAHQGDLEAIITRYRTLRLRGLKENPDSFSSKYEDEVDLPYEKWLARVTNPQARSFVAYDAQGNNNMESLALLLSREWLGTVTIVGPRLLPEDNEALSKAPWDMFLPLEERELSERETRDATLVYMLGGMFVLETGRRKGNGRRLIERAVSEARTEAIEVGASRVLVVSVAERKNDAARRLYENCSFDVWDDELVLQIPRHQECVAMVLDLRLKAGSPDN, encoded by the coding sequence ATGTTTCCCTCAGAACCAACGACAACACGAAATAGCAACATCGCACTTATTCCCAAAGAATACGCCCACCAGGGAGATCTAGAAGCCATAATCACACGATACAGAACCCTTCGCCTAAGAGGCCTGAAAGAGAACCCAGACTCCTTCTCATCTAAGTACGAGGACGAAGTTGATCTCCCATACGAGAAATGGCTAGCTCGAGTTACCAACCCACAAGCGCGTTCCTTTGTCGCTTATGACGCCCAGGGgaacaacaacatggaaTCTTTAGCGCTCCTTTTGAGTCGAGAATGGTTGGGTACAGTCACCATAGTAGGGCCTAGGTTGCTGCCTGAAGATAACGAGGCTCTGTCAAAAGCACCATGGGATATGTTTCTTCCGCTAGAAGAGCGGGAGCTGTCTGAGAGAGAGACTCGTGATGCGACTTTGGTGTATATGCTTGGGGGCATGTTCGTTCTCGAGACGGGAAGACGAAAGGGGAACGGTCGTCGGCTGATTGAACGGGCTGTTAGTGAAGCACGGACGGAAGCTATTGAGGTGGGGGCAAGTCGTGTCTTAGTGGTGTCTGTCGCGGAACGAAAGAATGATGCTGCGCGACGGTTGTATGAGAATTGCTCGTTTGATGTGTGGGATGATGAGCTTGTATTGCAGATCCCACGGCACCAGGAGTGTGTTGCCATGGTTTTGGATCTTAGGCTGAAGGCAGGATCGCCTGATAATTAA
- a CDS encoding glycoside hydrolase family 76 protein (predicted protein): MVQGVNWLNGGALVYLGVQLLRTVKAFSVDVSSEQSIKDAASTAAYGMMHYYHGNESGNIPGKLPDTWWEGGAMFMTLIEYWHFTGDATYNDEVSEGMQWQAGDGDYMPSNWSSYLGNDDQMFWGLAAITAAELQFPEVSDGYSWLSLAQGVFNTQVKRWDTSSCAGGMRWQIWTYEAGYRMKNSISNGGLFQLAARLARYTNNQTYADWAEKIWDWSASTPLLNTNTWNVADSTDVDDNCTSQGNTQWTYNYGAYIGGAAYMYNYTNGSTTWLTAVNGLLNATIDGFFPTKYGGNIMSDYTCETTEVCNNNEIIFKGLLSMWLAFTALLVPSTYSTIIPKLQGSGVAAAETCTGHNNNSCGVVWYNSTWDGWSGLEEQMSVTSILAANMIGLNTSGAPVTSTTGGNSTSDPTAGESDNEGSSSTTTKVTTGDVVGASIVTIVLVAVPIAMVVLLIFT, from the exons ATGGTTCAGGGAGTGAATTGGTTAAATGGAGGGGCATTGGTATATTTGGGGGTTCAGCTGCTGCGCACAGTGAAGGCTTTCTCTGTGGATGTCAGCTCTGAGC AGTCCATCAAAGATGCGGCCAGCACAGCGGCATACGGAATGATGCACTACTATCACGGAAACGAGTCCGGCAACATTCCTGGAAAACTACCCGACACCTGGTGGGAAGGGGGCGCCATGTTTATGACCCTGATCGAGTACTGGCACTTTACGGGCGACGCGACATACAATGACGAAGTTAGCGAGGGAATGCAATGGCAGGCGGGAGACGGAGACTATATGCCTTCGAACTGGAGCTCTTACCTT GGAAATGATGATCAAATGTTCTGGGGACTGGCCGCGATAACGGCTGCCGAGTTACAGTTCCCCGAAGTGAGCGATGGATACTCGTGGCTTTCTCTGGCCCAAGGTGTGTTTAACACACAGGTCAAGCGGTGGGATACCTCATCATGCGCTGGAGGCATGCGTTGGCAGATTTGGACTTACGAGGCCGGGTATCGCATGAAGAATTCTATCTCGAACGGTGGTCTATTTCAACTGGCTGCGCGCCTCGCTCGCTATACCAATAACCAAACATACGCCGATTGGGCTGAGAAGATATGGGACTGGTCAGCTTCTACTCCTCTTTTAAACACCAACACTTGGAATGTCGCCGATTCAACAGATGTGGATGACAATTGTACATCGCAAGGTAACACGCAGTGGACTTATAATTATGGTGCTTACATTGGCGGTGCCGCATACATGTATAACTAC ACGAACGGTAGCACCACATGGCTTACTGCCGTGAATGGTCTACTCAATGCAACCATTGACGGATTCTTCCCGACAAAGTACGGCGGCAACATCATGTCCGACTACACTTGTGAAACGACCGAGGTTTGCAACAACAACGAGATCATTTTCAAGGGGCTCCTTTCCATGTGGTTGGCCTTTACAGCTCTACTAGTACCATCGACATACAGCACGATTATTCCCAAACTCCAAGGTTCCGGTGTGGCGGCTGCTGAAACCTGCACTGgacacaacaacaacagttGCGGTGTTGTATGGTATAACTCGACTTGGGACGGCTGGAGTGGACTCGAAGAACAGATGAGCGTTACGAGTATTTTGGCAGCGAATATGATCGGGCTGAATACCTCAGGTGCGCCAGTCACGTCGACAACCGGAGGAAATAGTACCAGCGATCCTACGGCTGGAGAAAGTGATAATGAAGGGAGCTCTTCTACAACGACAAAAGTTACAACGGGCGATGTTGTCGGCGCGTCAATCGTTACCATTGTACTCGTTGCTGTACCTATCGCTATGGTAGTGCTACTCATCTTCACATAG
- a CDS encoding glycoside hydrolase family 16 protein (predicted protein) translates to MSLPSFLKWSAMAALMAQLCTAQTYTSCNPLKKTCSADAGLVNSTFYTDFTSGDSAFKYWNTTAGTVSSTSLGAEFSIKEQGDAPTIQSDFYIFFGYVEMKMRAANGTGIVSTLVIESDDLDELDWEQVSSYDNQIQTNYFGKGNTTSYDRATTVTVSTPEETFHTYAINWTSSKTEWLVDGSVVRTLNYADALDGENYPQTPSRIKIGIWAGGDPDNEEGTIEWAGGETDYDDSPFTMYVESIKVINYNPAKSYTYTDKTGAYTSIKASNVSTASNSTTSTTSLFHTNTVSSSNSSSSSSSASAAASSTAFSGASTLSSSYLGSVFVVALVTMATGMIRI, encoded by the exons ATGTCtcttccatcttttcttAAGTGGTCTGCGATGGCAGCGCTCATGGCACAACTGTGCACTGCGCAAACCTATACTAGCTGTAACCCTCTAAAGA AGACCTGTTCCGCAGATGCAGGCCTGGTAAACTCTACCTTCTATACTGACTTCACCTCGGGTGACTCGGCTTTCAAGTACTGGAACACCACAGCGGGCACTGTGAGCAGCACCTCCCTGGGTGCTGAGTTTTCCATCAAGGAGCAGGGCGATGCTCCCACCATACAGAGCGATTTCTACATATTCTTCGGCTATGTAGaaatgaagatgagggcTGCCAATGGCACTGGTATTGTCAGCACGCTTGTGATAGAATCTGACGATCTTGATGAGCTCGATTGG GAACAAGTCAGTTCCTATGATAACCAAATCCAAACCAACTACTTCGGCAAGGGTAACACCACTTCGTATGATCGCGCTACCACAGTGACCGTCTCTACGCCTGAAGAGACATTCCACACCTATGCGATCAATTGGACTTCGAGTAAAACCGAATGGCTCGTCGATGGAAGCGTTGTCCGAACCCTCAACTACGCCGATGCGCTTGACGGTGAAAATTACCCCCAGACCCCCTCGCGGATCAAGATCGGTATCTGGGCTGGCGGTGACCCCGACAACGAGGAGGGTACCATTGAATGGGCCGGTGGGGAGACTGATTATGATGACAGCCCCTTCACCATGTATGTGGAATCGATCAAGGTTATCAACTACAACCCTGCCAAGTCTTATACCTACACCGATAAGACTGGTGCCTACACCAGCATCAAGGCATCGAATGTGTCGACTGCTTCGAACTCGACAACATCTACGACCTCTCTGTTCCATACAAACACGGTGTCGTCAAGCAATAGctcgtcctcgtcttccAGTGCAAGTGCCGCCGCGTCTAGCACTGCATTCAGTGGTGCTTCCACGCTCTCAAGCTCTTACCTCGGCTCTGTATTCGTGGTTGCGCTTGTCACTATGGCTACTGGCATGATTCGTATCTAA
- a CDS encoding uncharacterized protein (sterol reductase/lamin B receptor): protein MVSMQRKTPADALAAKRAKADESNTHISTDGSSAEFEFGGSFGAALLMTSFPLLMWYMWIGAYPTAKGWAIYWIFFILEAAMYCYMPGVSSVGRALKHEGGKTLPYYCSAYCSFYATLTIAAVLHFTRAFPLYTLIDEFGSIMSVATLSGFLDSFIVYMQAILRGRTHRLSGSPVYDFLMGAELNPRIGILDFKMFYEVRIPWFILFLITCSVAARQYEIYGYVSAEVAEQMIITSWNMYFEKLGFLLTFWNMAGVPFTYCHCALYLANHDPSEYRWNRYSLSAFAVLYIFFYWVWDSSNGQKNAFRHQEKGQLIKRNTFPQVPRQAIKNPKVIETDTGDNIMVDGWFAIVRKPNYVPDMFFSMSWGLITGFESPFPWFYFIFFMILIIHRTNRDINRCQRKNGEAWKRYERDVPYLFIPYVI from the exons ATGGTCTCCATGCAGAGAAAGACTCCTGCTGATGCTCTGGCTGCTAAGAGGGCCAAAGCAGATGAATCAAATACCCATATCTCCACCGATGGCAGTTCAGCTGAATTCGAGTTTGGTGGTTCGTTCGGTGCTGCGCTGTTGATGACGAGCTTTCCACTCTTGATGTGGTACATGTGGATTG GAGCTTATCCAACCGCGAAAGGATGGGCAATCTACTGGATATTCTTCATTCTGGAGGCAGCCATGTACTGCTATATGCCAGGTGTTTCGAGCGTCGGCCGGGCACTGAAGCACGAAGGAGGAAAAACGCTTCCCTACTACTGTTCCGCCTATTGCAGTTTCTATGCGACGCTTACCATCGCTGCTGTCTTGCATTTCACTCGTGCCTTCCCTTTGTACACTTTGATTGACGAATTTGGCTCTATTATGAGCGTTGCTACCCTGTCCGGCTTTCTGGATAGCTTTATCGTCTACATGCAAGCTATCCTGCGCGGGCGAACTCACAGGTTGTCGGGCTCCCCTGTCTATGATTTCCTCATGGGTGCTGAGTTGAATCCCCGCATTGGTATCTTGGACTTCAAGATGTTCTATGAGGTCAGAATCCCGTGGTTTATTTTGTTCCTTATTACCTGCTCTGTGGCAGCCCGTCAGTATGAGATTTACGGCTATGTCTCGGCGGAGGTG GCTGAGCAGATGATAATCACAAGCTG GAACATGTACTTTGAAAAGCTGGGGTTTCTGCTTACCTTCTGGAATATGGCTGGTGTGCCGTTCACTTATTGCCATTGCGCCCTTTATCTAGCCAACCATGATCCTTCGGAATATCGCTGGAATCGTTACAGCCTTTCCGCATTCGCGGTTCTGtatatcttcttctactGGGTGTGGGATAGCTCAAATGGTCAAAAGAACGCCTTTCGCCACCAAGAAAAGGGTCAGCTCATCAAGCGGAATACTTTCCCTCAAGTCCCGCGGCAGGCTATCAAGAACCCCAAAGTAATCGAAACTGACACAGGCGATAATATTATGGTTGATGGCTGGTTTGCAATAGTACGGAAGCCAAACTATGTTCCTGACATGTTCTTTTCTATGTCTTGGGGTCTCATCACCGGTTTCGA GAGCCCATTCCCctggttttattttattttcttcatgaTTTTGATTATCCATCGCACCAACCGGGATATTAACAGATGCCAGAGGAAGAACGGCGAGGCCTGGAAGCGCTACGAGAGAGACGTTCCCTACCTATTTATTCCA tatgTGATTTGA
- a CDS encoding uncharacterized protein (predicted protein): protein MTSSAENSPSPGPESSNEPTPQLNIPPDILRLRAEIFTLESPITVSVTEFNNAWKYLDNIYVRNQARYGQKKTTTYYWCRLWRTKAYEPSVSDEQRKRKRTVREPIGCPCRIRIVSDGYYMTITRGKEPHNHDISALDYKLTTAARELAAQAVAKGSRPSLVARELKNSGIGGQITSKDAWNAGNVWVSRKEGRPAWQKHYPKNVGFFLIG from the coding sequence ATGACATCCTCGGCGGAGAACTCTCCTTCCCCGGGCCCGGAGTCCTCCAATGAGCCCACGCCGCAATTAAACATTCCTCCCGATATCCTACGTCTTCGCGCAGAGATCTTCACACTAGAGTCCCCGATCACGGTTTCCGTGACTGAATTTAACAATGCTTGGAAATATCTAGACAACATTTACGTTCGGAACCAAGCCAGATAcggacaaaagaaaacaaccacaTACTATTGGTGTCGACTATGGCGTACCAAAGCCTACGAGCCGAGCGTGTCGGATGAGCAGCGCAAACGGAAACGGACCGTTCGCGAACCAATTGGCTGTCCATGTCGAATCAGAATTGTTAGTGATGGCTATTATATGACTATCACCCGAGGCAAGGAGCCACACAATCATGATATCTCCGCGCTCGACTATAAACTCACCACCGCTGCTCGCGAGCTCGCTGCGCAGGCGGTCGCAAAGGGCAGTAGACCTAGTTTGGTCGCGCGAGAACTGAAGAATAGCGGTATTGGTGGCCAAATAACTTCCAAAGATGCCTGGAACGCTGGTAATGTTTGGGTTAGTCGGAAAGAAGGACGGCCTGCATGGCAGAAGCATTACCCTAAAAATGTAGGTTTCTTCTTAATAGGATGA
- a CDS encoding zinc-binding alcohol dehydrogenase family protein (NADPH:quinone reductase and related Zn-dependent oxidoreductases): MEAIVANEPGPPDVLHLESYPRPPPKSGEILIEVKAFGLSRSDILARQGHTADAKFPQIMGREAVGIVTAGEGTVTPGTRVVAMITDLLPEYPGSYAQYTRVPATHVRRVHPLCKLSWEHLTVFSEMIPTAWNALFRALRLHPDDRLLIRGGTTSIGLAAACIAKRHCSFIASTTRQESRKELLEGVGVNKVLIDDGSLSQQIKSEGLEFTKVLDLIGAKSIADSLQCVRPYGIVCQAGTIGGDSTISDFNPMDAVPSTVSLTTYKSSAEDFRNFPLDVLCHEVESGHLKLPNIRIYFSNQIVEAHRSMEANRAEGKVVVLCCSATRGVRCCSLLEHRPGFIQFSCIRREAQMRQVKKPKA; the protein is encoded by the exons ATGGAAGCAATCGTGGCCAATGAACCAGGGCCTCCTGATGTGCTACACCTCGAGAGTTACCCTAGACCTCCCCCTAAAAGTGGGGAGATCCTAATTGAAGTCAAAGCATTTGGTCTTAGTCGCTCTGACATCCTCGCCCGGCAGGGCCATACAGCCGATGCCAAGTTTCCACAAATAATGGGTCGGGAGGCTGTTGGCATTGTGACAGCGGGTGAGGGTACAGTCACGCCAGGAACGAGAGTCGTTGCTATGATAACGGACTTACTTCCAGAATACCCGGGCAGCTATGCACAGTACACTCGTGTCCCTGCTACCCACGTTCGAAGAGTCCACCCACTATGTAAGCTCTCGTGGGAACACCTCACCGTCTTTTCAGAAATGATCCCGACTGCGTGGAATGCCCTGTTTCGCGCCCTACGTCTGCATCCAGATGATCGTCTGTTGATCCGTGGCGGCACAACATCCATTGGTCTTGCAGCAGCGTGTATCGCTAAGCGACATTGCTCTTTCATAGCTTCCACTACCCGACAGGAATCCCGGAAGGAGCTTTTGGAGGGTGTGGGGGTCAATAAGGtcttgattgatgatgggtCTCTATCACAACAGATCAAGTCAGAAGGACTGGAGTTCACAAAGGTTCTTGATCTGATTGGTGCAAAAAGTATAGCTGATTCCTTGCAATGTGTAAGACCATACGGAATTGTTTGCCAGGCCGGAACGATAGGTGGCGACTCAACAATTTCAGACTTCAATCCGATGGATGCTGTTCCGTCTACTGTATCCCTCACAACCTATAAAAGCTCCGCGGAAGACTTCAGAAACTTCCCACTGGACGTGCTGTGCCATGAAGTCGAATCTGGTCACTTGAAGCTGCCAAATATCCGAATTTATTTCTCCAACCAGATTGTCGAAGCACATCGAAGCATGGAAGCGAATCGTGCGGAAGGCAAAGTCGTGGTGCTTTG CTGTTCTGCCACTCGAGGAGTTCGATGCTGCTCGCTTCTCGAACACAGACCTGGATTTATCCAGTTTAGCTGCATTCGGAGAGAAGCGCAAATGCGCCAGGTGAAGAAGCCAAAAGCCTGA